In Methylacidiphilum infernorum V4, a single window of DNA contains:
- a CDS encoding glycosyltransferase family 2 protein: protein MIEKVGNFDEDYFMYWEEVDYCTRARKKGFKIVVVGSLYIYHHPREIRNNQNLNFIFHLLWKNQVLFAKKNYGLFKGTLFCLLRFPILVKEFVKVALKNE from the coding sequence GTGATAGAAAAAGTGGGGAATTTTGATGAAGACTATTTCATGTACTGGGAAGAAGTCGATTACTGTACCCGGGCCAGGAAAAAAGGTTTTAAAATCGTCGTCGTGGGTTCTTTATACATCTATCACCATCCAAGAGAAATTCGAAACAATCAAAACCTTAACTTTATTTTTCACCTTCTATGGAAAAACCAGGTTCTTTTTGCAAAGAAAAATTACGGTTTGTTTAAAGGCACTCTTTTTTGCCTGCTTCGATTCCCTATATTGGTCAAGGAATTCGTTAAAGTGGCTCTAAAAAATGAATAA